One Spartobacteria bacterium genomic window carries:
- a CDS encoding antitoxin, whose product MNTKLTLRMDDALVQQAKTYAAQRDKSVSQMFGEFVASLGANRQRESLPPVTGSLVGIMKGHGISEKDYKKHIREKYS is encoded by the coding sequence ATGAATACAAAATTGACGTTGAGAATGGATGACGCACTCGTGCAGCAGGCGAAGACATACGCCGCACAGCGAGATAAGTCTGTCTCCCAAATGTTTGGAGAGTTTGTGGCATCCTTGGGAGCCAACAGGCAGCGAGAGAGTCTTCCCCCGGTAACCGGTTCTCTCGTTGGCATCATGAAGGGACACGGGATATCAGAGAAAGACTACAAGAAACATATCAGGGAGAAATACTCTTGA